A DNA window from Candidatus Sulfidibacterium hydrothermale contains the following coding sequences:
- a CDS encoding sigma-70 family RNA polymerase sigma factor — MQKTKTKTFEQIVEENKGKIYRICKIYAVSPLEPQDLFQEVIYAIWKSISTFKGNSNIDTWIYKITLNICLRSKQKLDKKNFKTVHLESIQFVPVEIPLEKTQLEKYKALTSCISSLNKNNKSIIILYLEGLKYKEIAEITGLTENHIAVKMKRIKKTLLNCITNKL, encoded by the coding sequence ATGCAAAAAACAAAGACAAAGACGTTTGAACAAATAGTTGAAGAAAATAAAGGGAAAATATATAGAATTTGTAAAATATATGCAGTTTCACCTTTAGAGCCTCAAGACCTATTTCAAGAAGTAATTTATGCTATTTGGAAATCCATATCAACATTTAAAGGTAATTCCAATATTGACACTTGGATTTATAAAATCACACTTAATATATGTCTTCGGTCAAAACAAAAATTAGACAAAAAGAATTTTAAAACCGTTCACTTAGAATCTATTCAATTCGTTCCCGTTGAAATTCCTCTCGAAAAAACGCAACTAGAAAAGTACAAAGCACTTACTTCTTGTATCTCTTCATTGAACAAAAACAACAAATCAATCATCATTCTTTATTTAGAAGGGTTGAAATATAAAGAAATTGCAGAAATTACTGGATTGACAGAGAATCATATTGCAGTGAAAATGAAAAGAATTAAAAAAACCTTATTGAATTGCATAACAAATAAACTATAA
- a CDS encoding ParB N-terminal domain-containing protein, translating into MSHYRKLIDISLLNINIENPRFEMVGNQRDAIKTMIEDQKEKLIKLAEDILNQGLNPGDPIFITKHEKQEGEYNVIEGNRRVTVLKLLENPELISEKQKFFLNKFKKLSEQYSKAPIDKIPCILFDSEKEAEHWVELKHTGQNDGIGTVGWDAQQKARFDERVKGNSSYALQILDFLEKQESVDSELKNNLKKVKSSSLQRLATDPDFRRMAGIDIKDGKVITRYEPSEIVKPLCKVVNDLLRKDFTVKDIYYKDDRLNYLETFKKTDLPDKSKELAGNWELISTTPPKKADLKKNDEKKRKKSKSLISKRHTIIPKSTIIPISQPRVNKIYHELKDLDVKDFENSAAITFRVFIELSLDSYIEKFPILGVTKNSKLSHKLKSVATDFENKGVLDKYKLKGAYTASTMKDSMFSIDTLNAFVHNKDFNPDPESLKKNWDNLEVFFIKLWELI; encoded by the coding sequence ATGAGCCATTACAGAAAATTAATTGATATTTCTCTATTGAATATAAACATTGAAAATCCAAGATTTGAAATGGTAGGAAATCAAAGAGATGCAATTAAAACAATGATTGAGGATCAAAAGGAGAAGTTAATAAAACTAGCAGAAGATATTTTAAACCAAGGTTTAAACCCAGGAGATCCAATTTTTATAACAAAACACGAGAAGCAAGAAGGTGAATATAATGTTATAGAAGGAAATCGTAGGGTAACTGTTTTAAAATTACTTGAAAATCCTGAATTGATTTCTGAAAAACAAAAATTTTTTTTGAATAAATTTAAGAAGTTATCAGAACAATACTCAAAAGCCCCGATTGATAAAATTCCATGCATATTGTTTGACTCTGAAAAAGAGGCAGAGCATTGGGTTGAATTAAAACATACTGGACAAAACGATGGTATTGGTACAGTTGGTTGGGATGCACAGCAGAAAGCACGTTTTGATGAAAGAGTTAAAGGAAATTCAAGCTATGCTTTACAAATTTTAGACTTTTTAGAAAAGCAAGAGAGTGTTGATAGTGAATTAAAGAATAATCTTAAAAAGGTAAAATCATCCTCTTTACAACGACTTGCAACAGATCCTGATTTTAGACGAATGGCAGGAATAGATATCAAGGACGGAAAAGTTATTACTCGATATGAACCATCTGAAATAGTCAAACCTCTTTGCAAAGTTGTTAATGATTTATTACGAAAAGATTTTACAGTAAAAGATATCTACTATAAAGATGATAGACTGAATTATTTAGAGACTTTTAAAAAAACGGATTTGCCGGATAAATCGAAAGAGCTAGCAGGTAATTGGGAATTAATAAGTACTACACCACCTAAAAAAGCAGACCTGAAAAAAAATGATGAAAAAAAGAGAAAAAAGAGTAAATCATTAATTTCAAAGCGTCATACAATAATCCCAAAAAGTACGATAATCCCTATAAGCCAACCTCGAGTTAATAAAATCTATCATGAATTGAAAGATCTTGATGTTAAAGACTTCGAAAATTCGGCTGCAATAACTTTTAGGGTATTTATTGAACTTTCATTGGATAGTTATATCGAAAAGTTTCCTATTTTAGGCGTTACCAAGAATAGTAAATTGAGCCACAAACTAAAATCTGTTGCCACTGACTTTGAAAATAAAGGTGTTCTTGATAAATATAAACTTAAAGGTGCGTACACAGCTTCAACTATGAAGGACAGTATGTTTTCAATAGATACACTTAACGCTTTTGTGCATAATAAAGATTTTAATCCAGACCCGGAATCATTAAAGAAAAATTGGGATAACTTAGAAGTTTTTTTTATAAAACTATGGGAATTAATTTAA
- a CDS encoding DUF3024 domain-containing protein, whose protein sequence is MTKATIDINESKIKQYVEPLRSENQEIRTQLDFGYSYDGKIVEIYEIRPLWNNPAETQNIPFVKIRFYKSKQLWNLYWMRASGKWELYKPFSKSTCIDKIIGVIREDKHGCFFG, encoded by the coding sequence ATGACAAAAGCAACAATCGATATTAACGAATCAAAAATAAAACAGTACGTGGAACCTCTAAGATCTGAAAATCAAGAGATTCGTACTCAACTTGATTTTGGATATTCTTATGACGGAAAGATTGTTGAAATTTATGAGATCAGACCTTTGTGGAACAATCCGGCGGAAACACAAAATATTCCCTTTGTAAAAATTAGATTTTATAAGTCAAAACAATTATGGAATTTATATTGGATGCGAGCAAGTGGGAAATGGGAACTTTACAAACCTTTCTCGAAATCAACTTGCATAGATAAAATCATTGGAGTAATTAGGGAAGATAAACACGGTTGTTTTTTTGGTTAA
- a CDS encoding DNA adenine methylase, whose product MGINLTNNFYSPLRYPGGKGKLSHYIQLLIEYNLLIDGHYVEPYAGGASVALSLLFNEYVRTIHINDFDYRIYCFWHSVLFDTENLCDKISKTSIDIKNWLIQKEIQKNPKNYNQLEIGFSTFFLNRTNRSGILKAGVIGGKSQNGKWKLDARFNKEELIKRIRRISRYKNRIKLYNKDALELTIQLSKTLPSKTLFYFDPPYYKKGKDLYINFYEHADHLQISKLIKKLTNKYWLVSYDNNVNIREFYKPFLQRTYELNYHAGIAKKGTEILIFSDNLIVPELLNPTDKNEIRRIEEKGLSSNWIESRNTVPNTAYKSLGSK is encoded by the coding sequence ATGGGAATTAATTTAACAAACAATTTTTATTCGCCCCTAAGATATCCTGGGGGGAAAGGGAAGCTTTCCCATTATATCCAACTTTTGATTGAATATAATTTACTAATTGATGGACACTATGTTGAGCCATATGCAGGCGGTGCTTCTGTGGCGCTGTCGTTACTTTTTAATGAATATGTAAGGACAATACATATTAATGACTTTGATTATCGGATTTACTGTTTTTGGCATTCAGTTCTATTTGATACTGAAAATCTTTGTGACAAGATATCCAAGACTTCAATTGATATAAAGAACTGGTTGATTCAAAAAGAAATCCAGAAAAATCCAAAAAATTATAACCAACTTGAAATAGGTTTCTCTACTTTCTTTTTGAATAGAACTAACCGGTCTGGAATATTAAAAGCGGGGGTAATTGGTGGAAAATCCCAGAATGGCAAATGGAAACTTGATGCAAGATTTAATAAAGAAGAATTAATTAAAAGAATAAGAAGAATAAGCCGTTATAAAAATCGAATAAAACTCTATAATAAAGATGCATTAGAACTTACAATACAGCTATCAAAAACGCTTCCTTCAAAAACTCTTTTTTATTTTGATCCCCCTTATTATAAAAAAGGGAAAGATCTCTACATTAATTTTTATGAACATGCTGATCATTTGCAAATCTCAAAGTTGATAAAAAAATTAACAAATAAATATTGGTTGGTTTCTTATGATAATAATGTAAATATACGTGAATTTTACAAGCCGTTTTTACAAAGAACATATGAATTAAATTATCATGCGGGGATTGCTAAAAAAGGCACAGAAATTTTGATTTTCTCAGACAATTTAATTGTTCCAGAATTACTTAACCCAACAGATAAAAATGAAATTAGGAGAATTGAAGAAAAAGGACTTTCTAGTAATTGGATTGAAAGTAGAAATACTGTGCCCAACACAGCATATAAGTCATTGGGCAGCAAGTAG